One stretch of Artemia franciscana unplaced genomic scaffold, ASM3288406v1 Scaffold_3194, whole genome shotgun sequence DNA includes these proteins:
- the LOC136043136 gene encoding transcription initiation factor TFIID subunit 9B-like, translating into MGNITFEECMLETRNETFKQRTFKTRHPKDALVNSSIIKELGVQEYDPRVVNQLLDFVYKYVTSMLDDSKIYSNHANKKNIDIEDVRLAVALRVEKDFTTPPPREVLMDIARTKNALPLSLVKAHCGLRLPADRYCLTACNYKLKPIKRSVIAPSLGQPVAIKSLPLTQTPLQSRPIVGTTLRTPSGVVIKPPGPSKMTTQTIGFSVQPQNIPRAVVKLGSSTGQTQTMDLAELSIANEECVTDARGIKREREDMHFDV; encoded by the coding sequence ATGGGAAATATTACATTTGAAGAATGTATGCTGGAAACGCGAAATGAAACATTCAAGCAAAGAACCTTCAAAACTCGTCATCCTAAAGATGCATTGGTGAATTCATCGATTATTAAAGAACTAGGCGTGCAAGAATATGATCCTCGTGTAGTCAACCAGCTCCtggattttgtttataaatatgTGACATCAATGCTTGatgattcaaaaatttattcgaATCATGCCAACAAGAAGAATATAGATATTGAAGATGTTAGGCTTGCTGTTGCACTTCGTGTAGAGAAAGATTTTACAACTCCTCCACCCAGAGAGGTTCTTATGGATATTGCAAGAACAAAGAATGCACTTCCATTATCCCTTGTTAAAGCTCACTGTGGTTTAAGACTTCCAGCTGACAGATACTGTTTAACGGCGTGCAATTACAAATTGAAACCTATAAAAAGGTCTGTAATTGCTCCTAGTTTGGGACAGCCTGTTGCTATAAAATCCTTACCTTTGACACAAACTCCACTGCAATCCCGTCCAATTGTTGGTACTACCCTTCGAACGCCCTCTGGCGTTGTTATCAAACCTCCAGGGCCTTCAAAAATGACAACACAAACTATTGGATTTTCTGTGCAACCCCAGAATATTCCCAGAGCAGTAGTTAAGCTTGGTAGCTCAACAGGTCAAACACAGACAATGGATTTGGCGGAACTATCTATTGCAAATGAAGAGTGTGTCACCGATGCCCGGGGAATTAAACGAGAAAGAGAAGACATGCATTTtgatgtttga